The genomic segment ATTGAGAAATTCAATCTTCGTGAGGGGGTCGAGCCGCAGACTTACGGCATCGGCATCAAGGAATTGTGGGAAATCAAGCCGGAAAACCATAAACCCGGCCTGGTTATTCACACCCAGGGCTGGCCGCTGGACTCCAAAACGGTGGGGGGCGGTTTTATCTATCATCTCGAAGACAATCAGGTGGCTATCGGGTTTGTGGTGGGCCTGGATTACGAAAACCCCTATCTGTCTCCGTTTGATGAAATGCAGCGTTATAAGACCCATCCGGCCATCGCCCCCATGTTTGAGGGGGGACGGCGCATTTCCTATGGCGCGCGCGCAATTAATGAAGGTGGGTTTCAGTCGATACCCAAGCTGACGTTCCCGGGTGGCGCGCTGATCGGGTGTTCTGCTGGGTTTGTGAATGTGCCCCGCATCAAAGGCAGCCATAACGCCATGAAAACCGGTATGCTGGCGGCAGAGGCGGCGTTTGAGGCGCTGGCCGAAGGCCGCGAGGGGCGGGACGAGCTTGTGACCTATACGGAAAAATTCAAATCCAGCTGGGTGTACAAGGATCTTTACCGTGTGCGCAATGCCAAGCCGGCCATCCACAAATTCGGCGCGTTCTGGGGCACGTTGTATGGTGGGCTGGATATGTGGTTGCATAATCTGGGGCTGGGTTTTCTTATTCCCTGGACTTTCGGGCATGACGAAGATCACAAATGCCTCAAACCGGCCAGCGAATGCCCCCCGATTAACTATCCGAAACCGGATGGGGTTTTGACCTTTGACAAACTCTCTTCGGTGTTTCTGTCGAATACAAACCATGAAGAGGATCAGCCCTGTCATTTGACGTTGAAAGATCCGGAAGTGCCGGTCAAAATCAATTATGAAATCTATGCCGGCCCGGAACAGCGTTTCTGTCCTGCCGGTGTTTATGAATTCATTACCGAAGATGATGGATCAAATCCCAGATTGCAGATCAATGCCCAGAATTGTGTTCACTGCAAGACCTGTGATATCAAAGACCCGACACAGAATATCAACTGGGTTGTGCCCGAAGGCGGGGGAGGCCCGAATTACCCCAATATGTAGGAGACGAACTTGTTTATCGGTAACGACGTTGTCTGTCAGAACAAATCTAAGTCACGCGTCTTCCTGTTACAGACTGTCGTACTGATCACGTTTCTTGCAGGCTGCGCCACATCGCAAAAGCCGGTCAATGAACCTGCAACACCCCCGGAGCAACCCTTCGGGGAGTATCTTGCAGGTCAGCATGCCCAGGCTAATATGGATATCGGGGCAGCAGCGGAATATCATCAAAAAGCGCTCGAGCTGGACCCGGATAATCTGTCTTTGCTTGGGCGGACTTTTTCCCTGTGTATTGCTGATGGCCGGTACGACTGCGCGGTGCGTGCCGCCAATCGTCTGCGGCAAAACGGGCGGGCAGACAGTCTGGTGCATCTTTTCCTGTTTCTGGAAAAGGTGGAAGCCGGTGCCAATGAAAAGGCTTTGGGGCTGCTGGAACAGGTTGGCGATGCCGGGGTTTACGGGCTGTTCAAACCTTTGTTGAGAGCCTGGATTGCGGCGGAACAGGGGCGCAGGGAAGACGTTGAATTGTATCTCAATCAACTGTTCGACAATGATTCCTTTGAAAATTTCAAAAAATATCATGCGGGCTTGATCTATGAATATATTGGGGAATATGAAACGGCTGAGCGGCTTTATGCCGAAGCATTGGTCAATGTGGGGGGCATTACCCTCAGGAATATCGAAGCCTATGGCCGGCTTTTGCAGAAGCTGGGTCGTGAGGCGGATGCCCGACAGCTCTATGTGAATTATCTTGAAAAGGCCCCGGATAATGAAACTCTTGAAGCGGGTTTGAAACGGCTGAAGCAGGGGCTGGCGCCCGGACGTGAGATAAGGAATTACCGGGACGGCCTGGCCGAGATCTTTTATACCTCAGCCAGCTTTTTAATGCAGGACAATATTCGCACACCGGCAACCCTGTATCTGCGTCTGGCGAAATATCTCAAGCCGGACTTTTATCATGCGGACTTTTTGTTGGGGCAAATTTTTGAAATTGACGACTATTATGAGGGTGCTCTGAACTGTCTTGCCAATATTCCCCCGGAAAGCCCGTTTCATTACCGGGCCCGGTTGCAGCAGGCATGGATTTTGGAAAAAACGGGGCGAATCGAAGAGGCTGTGGCGGCAATGAAGGCTTTGATTGCGGAATATCCGGAAAAAATCGAGACCTATGGGGCGCTGGGTGATTTGTATCGCATTCACAGTCGTTTTGCCGAAGCGGGGGAGGCCTATACAAAACTGATTGAGAGGCTGGACAAGCCAGAGCAGAAGCACTGGACCATCTTCTATACCCGGGGTATTGTTCTGGAGCGGCAACAAAGATGGCATGAGGCCGAGAAAGACTTTTTCCGGGCGCTTGAATTACAGCCGGATCAGCCGCAAGTACTCAACTATCTCGCCTATAGCTGGGTCGAGCGCGGAGAAAATCTGGAACAAGCCAGGCGCATGCTGGAAAAAGCGGCTGAACTGCGCCCTCATGACGGATATATTATAGACAGTCTTGGGTGGGCGTTGTTTAAAATGGGGTATAAGGAAAAAGCCCTGGAAATTCTGGAAAAAGCGGTTCTGTTGCAATCTGATGACTGGGCGATCAACGACCATCTCGGGGATGTATATTGGGCCGTAGGCAGAAAAAATGAAGCCCGGTTTCAATGGCGACATGCCTTGTCTCTTAATCCCGATGCAGACAAGATACCTGTGATCAGGCGGAAACTGAAGCATGGATACACGCCCGAATAAACCGCCGTTTTTGTCAAAAGGCACCTCTTTTTCGGAACACGCGCCGGCCAAAATCAATCTGGATCTGCATGTGGTCGGACGCCGTGCCGATGGTTATCATTTGCTGGACAGCCTGGTGGTTTTTGCCGACTATGGCGACCGGCTTGATTTTGTTCCTGGGGATGAGTTGTCTCTCATAATCCACGGCCCTTATGGGCAGGATCTGACGGTTGAAGAAGACAATCTTGTACTCAGGGCGGCGCGGGCGTTTATGGACCGAAGCGGCAGGAAGCTTACGGGGTGCTTTAGGCTGATTAAAAACCTTCCGGTTGCTTCCGGCATTGGCGGGGGGTCAGCGGATGCCGCCGCCGTGCTCAGAATCGCAGAAAAATGTTATCCCGGGGCCCTGTCCCTGGAGGCCATGCGGGAACTTGCTTTGAAGTTGGGGGCGGATGTGCCGGCCTGTCTGATGGGGCGGTGCCTGCGTATGGAAGGAATCGGTGAAAGGATCACGCCGCTTCCCCTGTCCTTTCCCCTGTATCTGGTGTTAGTCAATCCGGGCCGCGCCGTCTCCACCGCGGAAATTTTTCAAGAACGCGCCCGCAAACGGTTGGCCTTTTCTGCGGCGCGTGACGTGCCGCTGGGTTTTTCCGATTTTGAACAGTTATGGAAAGTGGTGCAAAACAGCCATAATGATCTACAGCCGGGGGCCTCGGAACTGGAGCCGGCCATTCCGGCATTGCTGGACGCATTGCAGGCTGTGCAAGGCTGCCTACTGGCGCGTATGTCAGGAAGCGGGGCAACCTGTTTTGGTCTGTTCGAAACGCTGGAGCATGCCGATGCTGCGGCACGAAAAATCCGTGACCTGTATCCTGCTTATTGGATAAAAACCATCACGGCCCGGTAACAGGGTACAGTTAAGGTTGCGCCTGTTTTTTTCTGTGTTAGAGTGCGCGGCTATATAAAGAGGATTCAGAACAAAATTCAGAATAAAATTCCGAATAAAATTCCGGGGCATATTGAAGTGGGATTGAGTCACGTGGAATTGGGGTCGAAGAAAATATGACTATGCGTTTTAAACTGCTCACGAACCGCCTGATTGGCACTCTGGTCAAAACTGTGGCTGGATATGTGTCTAAACCTCAGAGGAACCGCCTCAGCATAACAGGCGCGTTGGGCCTGCTGCTGTTGATGGTTGCGGGAGTTCAGAACGCCGCGGCACAGACTTTTGATCCCTCTTTGTTGGAAGACCTGCGTCGTAAATCCATGAGCGGCACGCCCCGTACAATTACGTCGCCTGTAGACCGGGGCCGTGAAATGACCCTGTCGGAACAGGCCCGGCAGGAGTTGATCCTACGGCAAAAGAAACGGTATCAGAAACCGTCCCGTCTTGAGGAAGATTATCGGAACAGGGTTGACCAGGAAGAGTTGTCCCAGTTCGGGTATAGTTTGTTTGAAAATCTTCCTTACGAGCGGGAAGTGATTACCGGAACGGTTTCCGATAACTATATCCTGGGGGTGGGGGATGAGCTGGTCATTACCTTCCAGGGGTCGAAGACCGAGACCCTGGTGATCAAGGTGGATCGGGAAGGCCGGGTGACATTACCGGAAATCCGGCCGATCACGGTTGTCGGAAGAACGCTGGGGGATTTTAAGAAGACCTTGTCCGAACAAGTGGCCGAAACCCTGATCGGGACGGAAGCCTATGTGTCGTTATCATCTTTTCGTATGATTTCCGTTATCGTTGCCGGAGAAGTCTTTGATCCCGGCATTGTGCGCACCACGAGTTTGTCTTCGGCGCTGGAGGTGCTGATGATGGCGGGCGGGGTGAAGAAATCCGGCAGTCTGAGGAATATTAAAATCCTCAGGGGAAATGATGTTTTTAAGGTGGATCTTTATGATCTGCTTCTGGGACATGGCGCGGGAAGCGTGCCGCTGCTGGATGGTGACAGAATCGTGGTGCCGGTGGTTGGCCCGACGGTTGCGGTAACAGGGGATGTGGTCCGGCCGGGAATTTATGAATTAAAGAATCCGGCCGGCATTTCCGTTGACAATGCCCTGAAATTGGCCGGGGGAACAATTCGGCCGACAGGCTATAGCTTTAGCCATGTCCGGCTGGACG from the Luteithermobacter gelatinilyticus genome contains:
- a CDS encoding electron transfer flavoprotein-ubiquinone oxidoreductase, which produces MEREFMEYDVVIIGGGPAGLSAAIRLKQLGAEKGQDLSVCVLEKGSEIGAHILSGAVIDPIALNELIPDWKDKGAPLLTPVTDNQHWILKENSKISMPHSLLPPLMSNKGNYIVSLGNVCRWLAQQAEELGVEIFPGFAGAEVLYHEDGSVKGVATGDMGVAKDGSHKDSYMPGMELHAKYTLIAEGVRGSLAKGLIEKFNLREGVEPQTYGIGIKELWEIKPENHKPGLVIHTQGWPLDSKTVGGGFIYHLEDNQVAIGFVVGLDYENPYLSPFDEMQRYKTHPAIAPMFEGGRRISYGARAINEGGFQSIPKLTFPGGALIGCSAGFVNVPRIKGSHNAMKTGMLAAEAAFEALAEGREGRDELVTYTEKFKSSWVYKDLYRVRNAKPAIHKFGAFWGTLYGGLDMWLHNLGLGFLIPWTFGHDEDHKCLKPASECPPINYPKPDGVLTFDKLSSVFLSNTNHEEDQPCHLTLKDPEVPVKINYEIYAGPEQRFCPAGVYEFITEDDGSNPRLQINAQNCVHCKTCDIKDPTQNINWVVPEGGGGPNYPNM
- a CDS encoding 4-(cytidine 5'-diphospho)-2-C-methyl-D-erythritol kinase, yielding MDTRPNKPPFLSKGTSFSEHAPAKINLDLHVVGRRADGYHLLDSLVVFADYGDRLDFVPGDELSLIIHGPYGQDLTVEEDNLVLRAARAFMDRSGRKLTGCFRLIKNLPVASGIGGGSADAAAVLRIAEKCYPGALSLEAMRELALKLGADVPACLMGRCLRMEGIGERITPLPLSFPLYLVLVNPGRAVSTAEIFQERARKRLAFSAARDVPLGFSDFEQLWKVVQNSHNDLQPGASELEPAIPALLDALQAVQGCLLARMSGSGATCFGLFETLEHADAAARKIRDLYPAYWIKTITAR
- a CDS encoding tetratricopeptide repeat protein, translated to MFIGNDVVCQNKSKSRVFLLQTVVLITFLAGCATSQKPVNEPATPPEQPFGEYLAGQHAQANMDIGAAAEYHQKALELDPDNLSLLGRTFSLCIADGRYDCAVRAANRLRQNGRADSLVHLFLFLEKVEAGANEKALGLLEQVGDAGVYGLFKPLLRAWIAAEQGRREDVELYLNQLFDNDSFENFKKYHAGLIYEYIGEYETAERLYAEALVNVGGITLRNIEAYGRLLQKLGREADARQLYVNYLEKAPDNETLEAGLKRLKQGLAPGREIRNYRDGLAEIFYTSASFLMQDNIRTPATLYLRLAKYLKPDFYHADFLLGQIFEIDDYYEGALNCLANIPPESPFHYRARLQQAWILEKTGRIEEAVAAMKALIAEYPEKIETYGALGDLYRIHSRFAEAGEAYTKLIERLDKPEQKHWTIFYTRGIVLERQQRWHEAEKDFFRALELQPDQPQVLNYLAYSWVERGENLEQARRMLEKAAELRPHDGYIIDSLGWALFKMGYKEKALEILEKAVLLQSDDWAINDHLGDVYWAVGRKNEARFQWRHALSLNPDADKIPVIRRKLKHGYTPE